The stretch of DNA aaagaggtTTTAACAACTCACTTCAGCTGTCTGCATTTCCGCTCGCTAACATCTCGCGAGTCAAATAGTCGACAACACAACCAATTATCCGTGCGTTTATAcagaactaagctttaggagctttccatctttcctctcctcctccctgttacgatgcattcggagatcgactctTTTTGACTGGCGAGATGGCGGCGAGCGGAAACAAGAGCTActgtgagttgttcaaaacctttttgtACACTGTGTGCACaaccaatgttctcaatgctttcattaaggtgtagagccactggtgatacttggagcaaagtctcatgttgtgtcgagccttcttagtgttttaaaaatgttgattttgatgccatcatagtagtgcccctagcactcccattctaaaaggccatttgacccaaaaacgagaatacggtcaatcttaaaagtggcgttcccgtcctaattatgctttttgcTCCGGTCCATTCACAAAAAACACcccaggttgcattttggcgagagttggGCTTTAATTCTTTAACTGTGGCCAGTTTCAGAACCGCCAGGTTTGGAGATGGAGGCTGAAAACCTGGAAGAGGAATCTGGCGTTTAGTCTGGCGGGTTTTTAAACTGGAGCTGACAGACGTGGAGGCAGTCCCAGAGAGAGACCCGCGGGCGCCACAGCGCCACggtagacacacagagacactcacgTGGAACTGCTTGATGGCGGGTCTGCGACACTTGTTGGCGGCGATGACCTGGACCTTCATGATCTGGATGGAGTGGGCGCGAGCACGATGGCGAGCTCCCATATCACGGTCTGACGGGCACAAAGAGGAGACATGCTTTAACACAACTCCACATTTACTATTCTCACAACAACCCCAAACATGAgactgggggagggggggggtgagagactgtgtgtgtctgtttgtgtgagactgtgtgtgtgtgtgtgtgtgagagactgtgtgtgtgtgagagactgtgtgtgtgtgtgtgtgtgtgtgtgtgtgtgtgtgtctgtgtttgtgaccgtctgtgtgtgtgtgtttgtgaccgtctgtgtgtgtgtgtgtgtgtgtgtgtgtgttgtgacgacttgtgtgtgtgtgtgtgagagactgtgtgtgtgtgtgtgtgagactgtgtgtgtgtgtgtgtgagactgtttgtgactgactgtgtgtgtgtgtgtgtactgtgtgtgtgtgtgtgagactgtgtgtgtgtgtgtgtgtgtgtgactgtgtgtgtgtgtgtgtgtgtgtgcgtgtgtgcgtgtgtgcgtgtgtgtgtgtgtgtgtaccaatACTCACAGCACTGCGTGACAGCTCCAGATGTGGTCAGGTCTCTGTACTCTCTGTACATGTTGTGGGTGCCACTGCGAGAGTCGTAGCGCAGCCAGATACCAAAGTTCTTCACCTTCAGAGGGGTTTTCTCGTGGACCTGAACGggacacacaaccacaacagGACATCAGTCAAGTTTAGGACCATGTGTGTGTACGTTGAAACCTGCAGAGTGAAGTCATCAGACCTGGAACAGGTTGGTTTTGAGACTACAACTTTGTCCAGAGAGTTGGAAGTGTGTCATAGCTCGGTGTACAATCAAAAGGTTATTTAAAAGAGGATTTGTTGACCCTTGAATTCACTTTCAACGGCACAGCAGCATCAGAGAAAGGCGACAAGGATCAGTTTTCTGTTTGCACACCAGACAAAATCATATCACTGACAGGATATGGCCTTTGGGTTTGGGTGCATGCTAGGGATTTTGTTGTAGCAGGGACATTTAACTATGTTGATTTAGTGGAAATTGGTTGTTATATTTCCTACGGTCCTTACGCTTCATTAACTGCagcaaatatatacattttgagTAAAATATGTCCTAACATCAGATTCATAAACTTTGTTTTGAAGATTTAGAGACCTTAATTCCACAAACTCTACTTTTCTCTCTTTACATTCTTGAGGTACAGGTTTTCCACTCTGTAGATTTTTGCTCTTAACGTGACTTTTGGTAACTTTAAACACATAATTGGGTTGATTTTTTAACATGTTGAAGCTTAGGTTGTAATACATTAACAGACAAATAAGGTGGCTACAAATTTAGATAGTTTCTAAAGGAGTTACAACACAACTTTTCTAGCTGCACAGAAATATGTCTGCATCAAACTGGAGATGCTCTGGCAGTGCACACTGATCCACATTAAATACAGTTTCTTCGTCATGTccattgcaaaatgtttttaatgccaCAACACCCCTGATATAATGACAGCTTCTATAAAAATGATCCCAATAAATTTAGTGCTGTTTACAAAGTTTAAATTTGGACAGAAGAGGGCACTGATATCTGACCTCAAGAAAGCCTGCAGAGAAAAAGACTGCTTTTAAAAACTCTGCGGAGCAAGACACGATTAAAAATGCACAACAAAGAAAATGCATATTCGTAGCGACAGACTTGCCAAACAATAActtagggctcctgcacactggctgcgtggcgttttctatgtctttgcacaccagaaaggtgtctgacgcgctgctgctagccttgtctggacacgtttcccattgataaaattaaataatagcGTTTTCTTCATCTTTAgtcaatatttttgtgtttgtacataGAGtactgacaggtgcaatatttgaaaatcgataattattattttttaaattacatttatatatctgcatttatgtcaaaacctcgagactttcaaacatcaacatgtcatttattaacatGTATGTGCCTAATTATTAGGGACGGTGCAGCGCACCTGTAActcaaaaataaaattacattgcGGTCTAAACGTAAATATAACCGTTTTGTGAAACAATGTAAATACCTACTAAATACATGTTTATTAAATATTTGACAAACAAGTGTGTATTAATTTACAGCAACAAATACCTTGTTGTGTAtaattattgtatattatttacTATTTAGAgttgtaatatgtgtgtgtatgaagcaTTACGTCACCTGAGCCACCCCTATTACGTTGGTAGTCCAATTTGAGGGGTGGCAGGCTATTAGAACCATGTTTTCTCGGAACAGAGCTGAGAAATACGTAACTGGAGGATCTCCACTAAACCTGATTTAAGGTCTACTAGCAATGTGTGTATTATACCTGATTGTTTTACTTAAGTCAATTTAATTTTATCTTTTTGAAAGTCTTTTAGTTACTTTCCTTAATTTTGTTAATTCTATTGTCATTTTTCTAGGACCTTACTTGGCATGATAATAAAGCCCATCATTTTTTCACATCACCTTTGCCTCACCCGTGTTAATACCTGCTCAAGGCTACTCGCATCTACCTTCAACAgtcatataaacatcttttcatgttccattttgTCTGGAAATGCTTCatacacgcttgcgtgtcgcatgaaaaataggcgtctgtTTTATTTCTAGCATGAACGCCGGTCTTGCATGAACGcaagacgtgcgtgtcacgcaggcagcgtgcTGGAGGCCTTAGACAAAACACTTTAAACTGTCAGATAAACCGGACTTCCAGATTGAGAATTTGAGGCAGAAAAAAGCCCTGTGCGATGTATTTTGTCTGCAGAGATGATGTTGAGAGAGGACCGGTGAAACCTACCAGGCCACAGTAGACGGTCTCTCCAGAGGCCTTCTTCATCTTCCTCAGCTGGGAGACGAAGTACCAGAAGCGGGACTTGGCCACGACATGGTTCGGGGCGAAGATCCTCATGCGGTACAGAGGGGGGGCAGGGTTCTTGGCAGAGGGCAGCAAACGCCCAACGACTTTGTACTCCCTAAGCTGGATTCAGAGAAATTGTGTTAGTATACAAGTGTGTCATAAAACTACGtacaattaaacacacattagAGGTATTTCATAAAGTTGttcgatactgcctaaaacccTGGAATCATCAAGTACATCTGAGCACCGATTCCACGTAATTTAGCTCTGGAAAAAAAGgtaacatttcctttttgacgTAGTTTAAGTTAGATGTGGTTATTGCGCCGGTTGATATCGTTATGGCGATAAAGCGATGTATTGTGCAGCTCTAATTTTAACACACTGGTAATCTATGAATGCACAAGTCAAGGTATCGAAATCAGGAAGGAAGAAACTGGCTTTGGACCATCTGTAGTATTTAAGGAGGTATTTGTTGACCCTTGAATTCACTTTCAACGGCACAGCAGCATCAGAGAAAGGCGACAAGGATCAGTTTTCTGTTTGCACACCAGACAAAATCATATCACTGACAGGATATGGCCTTTGGGTTTGGGTGCATGCTAGTGTTGTGCTAGAATATGAACAGAAGGGGCATTCAAATGTGGacttattttaacttttaacaCTTGTGAAGTTGTACATATTTTAACACATAAATCACAATAACACACAGAGCATTTAGAGACCCTAAATAGGTATCGCTTCATACACCGCTTACGAGA from Perca fluviatilis chromosome 23, GENO_Pfluv_1.0, whole genome shotgun sequence encodes:
- the rpl18a gene encoding 60S ribosomal protein L18a codes for the protein MKASGTLREYKVVGRLLPSAKNPAPPLYRMRIFAPNHVVAKSRFWYFVSQLRKMKKASGETVYCGLVHEKTPLKVKNFGIWLRYDSRSGTHNMYREYRDLTTSGAVTQCYRDMGARHRARAHSIQIMKVQVIAANKCRRPAIKQFHDSKIKFPLPHRVLRRQHKPRFTTKRPNTFY